The following proteins are co-located in the Wenzhouxiangella marina genome:
- a CDS encoding DUF3142 domain-containing protein: protein MRLASLLLFLVLGGCQPRPIDWQQDVYIWQRNWSESIAQSIGGLSREIGRHRVLVAQWGAGQPDFHLDLAGVMATLSGRDMVPVLRLDGTRLPVSPQQALDSAVEIVAVLRRAGVRVSALEIDHDTATAAVGDYADWLAELRRRLPVDLDLWITALPDWRHSPDIERLLGAVDVYTLQVHAVDASHDGLMDQAVARDWVRAFSMRFETPFFVALPTYQLRAGLESDGSLRFLEAEAAVPARAANERWLFMPPQALGRWISELRQESLPNLRGLAWFRLPSERDRANLGIETLNALIEGQEVVVEMDLIARPVREGGRTYDLAWINHGPHDGAWPHEATLPAGCGAGQGANGFEMDARSGRLAHDQPGLLRVGEQIGAGWVRCTEGWEALDEQED from the coding sequence TTGCGGCTGGCGTCTCTGTTGCTGTTTCTCGTGCTTGGAGGCTGCCAACCCCGGCCGATCGACTGGCAGCAGGATGTTTACATCTGGCAGCGCAACTGGAGCGAATCGATTGCGCAGTCGATCGGCGGCCTCAGTCGGGAGATCGGGCGCCATCGCGTGCTGGTCGCGCAGTGGGGGGCAGGGCAGCCCGACTTCCATCTCGATCTGGCGGGGGTGATGGCGACCTTGTCCGGTCGCGACATGGTCCCGGTGCTCAGGCTTGACGGGACCCGTCTGCCCGTCAGTCCGCAGCAGGCTCTCGATTCTGCGGTTGAAATCGTCGCGGTTCTGCGCCGGGCGGGTGTCCGGGTATCGGCGCTGGAAATCGACCATGACACGGCGACTGCGGCGGTCGGTGATTACGCGGACTGGCTTGCCGAGCTGCGCCGTCGGCTCCCGGTGGATCTGGATCTATGGATCACGGCATTGCCGGACTGGCGCCATTCGCCGGACATCGAGCGGTTGCTCGGTGCGGTCGACGTCTACACGCTTCAGGTCCATGCCGTCGATGCCAGTCACGATGGACTGATGGATCAGGCGGTGGCGCGCGACTGGGTTCGGGCGTTCTCCATGCGCTTCGAGACGCCGTTTTTCGTGGCGCTACCCACCTATCAGCTGCGAGCCGGTCTGGAATCGGATGGCAGCCTGCGCTTTCTGGAGGCCGAAGCGGCCGTCCCCGCTCGCGCCGCCAACGAGCGTTGGCTGTTCATGCCGCCTCAGGCTCTGGGGCGCTGGATATCCGAGTTGCGGCAGGAATCACTTCCGAATCTGCGTGGCCTGGCCTGGTTCAGGTTGCCCAGCGAGCGAGACCGGGCCAATCTCGGCATCGAGACCCTGAATGCCCTGATCGAAGGGCAGGAAGTCGTGGTCGAGATGGATTTGATCGCCCGCCCGGTTCGTGAGGGTGGCCGAACCTATGATCTGGCCTGGATCAACCATGGGCCACACGATGGGGCCTGGCCCCATGAAGCCACCTTGCCTGCCGGATGTGGCGCCGGACAGGGTGCAAACGGTTTCGAGATGGATGCCCGCTCGGGCCGCCTGGCGCATGACCAGCCGGGGCTGTTGCGGGTCGGCGAGCAAATCGGTGCGGGCTGGGTCCGCTGTACAGAAGGATGGGAGGCGTTGGATGAACAAGAAGACTGA
- a CDS encoding acetyl/propionyl/methylcrotonyl-CoA carboxylase subunit alpha, which yields MFKTILIANRGEIACRIIRTCRRLGIRSVAVYSDADAGARHVRMADEAVHVGAAAARESYLVMERILDAARQTGAEAIHPGYGFLSENADFARQVREAGLTLIGPSPETMILMGSKAAAKAKMEPAGVPLIPGYHGDDQSDVTLMAEAERVGFPLMLKAAAGGGGKGMRVVRSAEDFAEALAAARREASGAFGDERMILERYLERPRHIEAQIFADTKGNTVHLFERDCSSQRRHQKIIEEAPAAGLSETLRAELLAAAVRAAEAVDYVGAGTVEFLVDGNEFFFLEMNTRLQVEHPVTECITDQDLVEWQLRVAAGEPLPLRQDELRIQGHAMEARLYAEDPDQGFVPSTGRIRRLHFPTGDSVRVDTGVEQGDEVSMHYDPMIAKLIVHGPDREAARQRLLGALANTFVAGPTTNLGFLQALAASKAFAEASIDTGQLDRDLPSIIPATDVSDQHLALAAALWALDADERTSQGSPWDRPDGWRLGEPGARSFDLEVGPRREIVQLTGFGGDYRANVGDQVINIQLRALGEGQFQAGFEDRRERLTAFGDGAQRLDFSLRGQRFRITRHERFEATGESQAGEGRLTAPMPGKILEVRAQAGATVTEGETLLIMEAMKMELTIKAPFDGEVAEIAVAADDVVEADALLLEMSAGD from the coding sequence ATGTTCAAAACGATTCTGATTGCCAATCGCGGTGAGATCGCCTGCCGCATCATTCGCACCTGCCGCCGGCTGGGGATTCGCTCGGTAGCGGTGTACTCCGATGCCGACGCGGGCGCTCGCCATGTGCGCATGGCCGATGAAGCCGTGCACGTCGGGGCCGCCGCCGCCCGCGAGTCCTATCTGGTGATGGAGAGGATTCTCGATGCGGCCCGCCAGACCGGCGCCGAGGCCATCCACCCCGGCTATGGCTTCCTGTCCGAGAACGCCGATTTCGCCCGCCAGGTGCGCGAGGCCGGTCTGACCCTGATCGGCCCCAGCCCGGAGACCATGATCCTGATGGGATCCAAGGCGGCGGCCAAGGCGAAGATGGAGCCGGCCGGCGTGCCGCTGATCCCCGGCTATCACGGGGACGATCAGAGCGATGTCACCCTGATGGCCGAGGCCGAACGCGTCGGCTTTCCGCTGATGCTCAAGGCCGCGGCCGGCGGCGGCGGCAAGGGCATGCGGGTGGTGCGATCCGCCGAGGATTTCGCCGAAGCGCTCGCCGCAGCACGTCGCGAAGCCAGCGGCGCCTTCGGCGACGAGCGCATGATCCTGGAGCGCTACCTGGAGCGCCCGCGCCACATCGAAGCGCAGATCTTCGCCGACACGAAGGGCAACACGGTGCACCTGTTCGAGCGCGACTGCTCGAGCCAGCGCCGGCACCAGAAGATCATCGAAGAGGCACCGGCGGCCGGCCTGTCCGAGACCCTGCGGGCCGAACTGCTGGCGGCTGCCGTGCGCGCCGCCGAGGCCGTCGATTACGTCGGCGCCGGCACCGTCGAATTCCTGGTGGATGGGAACGAGTTCTTCTTCCTGGAAATGAACACCCGCCTGCAGGTCGAGCATCCGGTGACCGAGTGCATCACGGACCAAGACCTGGTCGAGTGGCAGCTGCGCGTGGCCGCCGGCGAGCCCCTGCCCCTGCGCCAGGACGAGCTCCGCATCCAGGGCCACGCCATGGAGGCGCGTCTCTACGCCGAGGACCCGGACCAGGGCTTCGTGCCCTCCACCGGACGCATCCGACGCCTGCACTTCCCGACCGGGGACTCGGTGCGCGTCGACACCGGGGTCGAGCAAGGTGACGAAGTCAGCATGCACTACGACCCGATGATCGCCAAACTCATCGTCCACGGACCCGATCGCGAAGCCGCTCGCCAGCGCCTGCTTGGCGCCCTGGCCAACACCTTCGTCGCCGGTCCCACGACCAACCTCGGCTTCCTGCAGGCCCTGGCCGCCTCGAAGGCCTTTGCCGAAGCGAGCATCGACACGGGTCAGCTCGACCGCGACCTCCCGTCCATCATCCCGGCCACCGACGTCAGCGACCAGCATCTCGCGCTGGCCGCCGCCCTCTGGGCCCTGGATGCCGACGAAAGGACAAGCCAGGGCAGCCCCTGGGACCGCCCCGACGGCTGGCGCCTGGGTGAGCCTGGCGCGCGCAGCTTCGATCTGGAGGTCGGACCCCGTCGCGAGATCGTGCAGCTGACCGGCTTCGGCGGCGACTACCGCGCGAACGTCGGCGATCAGGTGATCAACATCCAGCTGCGAGCCCTCGGCGAGGGCCAGTTCCAGGCCGGCTTCGAGGATCGCCGCGAGCGCCTGACGGCCTTCGGCGACGGCGCGCAGCGCCTGGACTTCAGCCTCCGTGGCCAGCGCTTCCGCATCACCCGCCACGAACGCTTCGAAGCCACCGGCGAGTCCCAGGCCGGCGAAGGCCGCCTGACCGCCCCCATGCCCGGCAAGATTCTGGAAGTCCGAGCCCAGGCCGGCGCGACGGTCACGGAAGGCGAAACCCTGCTGATCATGGAAGCCATGAAGATGGAACTGACCATCAAGGCGCCCTTCGATGGGGAAGTCGCAGAGATCGCCGTGGCTGCCGACGACGTCGTCGAAGCCGACGCCCTGCTCCTGGAGATGAGCGCTGGAGATTGA
- a CDS encoding enoyl-CoA hydratase-related protein: protein MSDLLTLNKDERGVATLTLNRPEVHNAFNAELIAELSAAFDQLLEREARALVLTGAGHSFSAGADLNWMRAMAEGSEADNRADARALAAMLRKLDRLPCPTIARVNGAAFGGGVGLISCCDLAVGVDSARFGLTEVRLGLAPATIAPFVMNKIGRGAARRYMLTGERFGADTALSIGLLAECTDIDGLDRAVDRLLEQLLAGGPHAQGHVKELIRLVANHQGPADELDLQTSELIAALRVSREGQEGLSAFLEKRKPGWTS from the coding sequence ATGAGTGATCTACTGACACTGAACAAGGACGAGCGTGGTGTGGCCACGCTGACGTTGAATCGGCCCGAGGTACACAACGCCTTCAATGCCGAGCTGATCGCCGAGTTGAGCGCGGCCTTCGATCAGTTGCTCGAACGCGAGGCGCGAGCCCTGGTGCTGACCGGTGCCGGGCACAGCTTTTCGGCAGGCGCCGATCTGAACTGGATGCGTGCCATGGCCGAGGGCAGCGAAGCCGACAACCGGGCCGACGCCCGCGCCCTGGCCGCCATGCTGCGCAAGCTCGACCGCCTGCCCTGCCCGACGATCGCGCGCGTCAACGGCGCGGCCTTCGGGGGTGGGGTTGGCCTGATTTCCTGCTGCGACCTGGCCGTGGGCGTGGACAGCGCGCGCTTCGGCCTGACCGAAGTGCGACTGGGACTGGCGCCGGCGACGATCGCGCCCTTCGTGATGAACAAGATCGGCCGCGGTGCCGCGCGTCGCTACATGCTGACCGGCGAGCGCTTCGGCGCCGACACCGCACTTTCCATCGGCCTGCTCGCCGAGTGCACGGACATCGACGGTCTGGACCGCGCCGTGGACCGCCTCCTCGAGCAACTGCTCGCCGGCGGCCCACACGCCCAGGGCCACGTCAAGGAACTGATCCGCCTGGTCGCCAACCACCAGGGCCCGGCCGACGAACTCGACCTGCAGACCTCCGAACTGATCGCCGCCCTGCGCGTTTCCAGGGAAGGCCAGGAAGGCCTCAGCGCCTTCCTCGAAAAGCGCAAGCCCGGTTGGACGTCGTGA